Proteins co-encoded in one Megalops cyprinoides isolate fMegCyp1 chromosome 1, fMegCyp1.pri, whole genome shotgun sequence genomic window:
- the LOC118793292 gene encoding NACHT, LRR and PYD domains-containing protein 12-like yields the protein MADITSELFSTLEDLLKDELKRFRIHLSDKNLLEGFPSIPKSQLEKKTLTDIVEKMLETYGKQGALEITLHILKKMNHNDLAGRLEKTRRQCKRETLKASLMTKFKEISEGVGKRGSKSLLNDVYTDVYVIEGEGEGVNSEHEVRQIERAAKKQTAPEVAVLCTDIFKPPQGQKKQIRTVVTKGIAGIGKTVSVQKFILDWAEGKLNQDVFFTFVLPFRELNVIKNEQYSLLKLIYYFHPELEAYGNVFWGGKKVLFIFDGLDESRIQLNFQVKKWSDVTDLTSVDVLLTNLIKGNLLPDSALLWITTRPAAASQIPFEFVHRVTEVKGFKDPQKEEYFRKRFSENESLSKRIVTYIKSTRSLYIMCHIPVFCWISATVLETMLDETYNKGQAGPKTLTQMYTHFLLILTNMNKKYSEEHGADTRSEKERENILKLAELAYQHLEDGKIMFYEDDLKKCGIDASEASVYSGVCTEIFKDSDITGGRVFSFIHLSIQEYFAALFVFLSYSNEKKNLFQKKQNLGYKFSKLFKKSSMFDLLKSAVDKTLSCDNGELDLFLRFLLGISRDSQRSDSLLRGLQTSTESSSQGLEETVKYIKGKIKKNPSPERSINLFHCLIELDDNSFVEEIQSYLKAGTLEGKELSLSPAHWSALAYVLLMSEEVLDEFDLKKYIRSDDGLRRLLPVIKYSTGALMDNCNLTKGCCDSLAQALSSDLRRLTLSHNDLQDSGVKLLAAGMEDHNCKLEKLRLDGCNLTDKCCERLAEALTKSPDLKELDLSDNELQDSGVEKLSVGVMNPHCNVEMLRLRWCRLTEKCCTSLASVISSNSSKLKTLDLSDNDLQDSGVQILSTGLKSPHCKLKTLSLHRCRLTAKCCKDWAAVLSLNSSELRELDLSDNDLEDSGVQQLSSGLGNLKCKLRKLRLSGCRVTEAGCASLASALRSNPSHLRELDLSYNHPGDSGVKLLSAIIKDSKHKLKKVK from the exons ATGGCAGATATTACCTCTGAGCTTTTCTCCACCCTGGAGGACCTGTTGAAGGACGAGCTGAAAAGATTCCGGATACATCTGTCTGACAAGAACCTTCTGGAAGGCTTTCCCTCCATCCCCAAAAGCCAGCTGGAGAAGAAGACCCTCACAGACATAGTGGAGAAGATGTTGGAAACCTATGGCAAGCAGGGGGCGCTAGAGATCACCCTACACATCCTGAAGAAGATGAACCACAATGATCTGGCAGGGAGATTGGAGAAAACTCGCAGACAATGTAAAAGA GAGACTCTTAAAGCTAGCCTGATGACAAAGTTTAAGGAAATATCCGAAGGCGTCGGCAAACGAGGGAGCAAATCTCTTCTCAATGACGTTTACACCGACGTGTATGTGATCGAGGGCGAAGGCGAGGGGGTCAACAGTGAGCACGAAGTGCGGCAGATCGAGAGAGCGGCTAAGAAGCAAACCGCACCGGAGGTAGCGGTCCTGTGCACCGACATCTTCAAACCTCCACAGGGCCAGAAGAAACAGATCAGAACGGTCGTGACGAAGGGGATCGCGGGCATCGGGAAAACAGTCTCCGTACAGAAGTTCATCCTCGACTGGGCCGAGGGGAAGCTAAACCAGGACGTGTTTTTCACATTCGTGCTTCCTTTCCGGGAGCTGAACGTGATTAAGAACGAACAATACAGCCTGCTGAAGCTCATCTATTACTTCCACCCAGAGCTGGAGGCCTACGGGAATGTCTTCTGGGGAGGTAAGAAGGTCTTGTTCATCTTTGACGGTCTAGATGAGAGCAGGATCCAGCTGAACTTCCAGGTCAAGAAGTGGTCTGATGTGACGGATCTGACGTCAGTCGATGTGCTGCTGACCAATCTCATCAAGGGGAACCTGCTGCCTGACTCCGCCCTCCTCTGGATCACCACCCGTCCAGCAGCGGCCAGCCAGATCCCTTTCGAATTCGTTCACCGTGTGACAGAGGTGAAAGGTTTCAAAGACCCGCAGAAGGAGGAGTACTTCAGGAAGAGGTTTAGTGAAAACGAATCCTTGTCCAAGAGAATTGTCACATACATAAAGTCGACAAGAAGCCTCTACATCATGTGCCACATACCGgtcttctgttggatttctGCTACCGTCCTGGAGACCATGCTGGATGAGACGTACAACAAGGGACAGGCCGGCCCCAAAACCCTCACCcagatgtacacacacttcTTACTCATCCTGACCAACATGAACAAGAAGTATAGTGAGGAACACGGTGCTGACACCAGGTCAGAGAAAGAGCGAGAAAACATCCTGAAGCTGGCGGAGCTGGCCTACCAGCACCTGGAAGATGGAAAAATCATGTTCTACGAGGACGACCTGAAAAAGTGTGGCATTGATGCCAGCGAAGCCTCTGTGTACTCCGGAGtgtgcactgaaatatttaaggATTCGGACATAACCGGTGGCAGAGTGTTCAGCTTCATACACCTGAGCATCCAGGAGTACTTTGCAGCCCTGTTCGTGTTTCTCTCCTACtcgaatgagaaaaaaaatctttttcagaaaaaacaaaacctgggTTACAAATTCTCCAAGCTTTTCAAAAAGAGCTCGATGTTTGACTTGCTCAAGAGCGCAGTGGATAAGACCCTGAGCTGCGATAACGGAGAGCTGGACCTCTTCCTCCGGTTCCTCCTCGGCATCTCCAGGGACTCTCAGAGGTCTGACAGCCTCCTGCGAGGCCTTCAGACAAGTACGGAAAGCAGCTCCCAGGGCCTGGAGGAGACCGTCAAGTACATCAAGGGGAAGATCAAGAAGAATCCATCTCCCGAAAGGAGCATCAACCTGTTCCACTGCTTGATCGAGCTGGATGACAACTCCTTTGTGGAGGAGATCCAGTCCTACCTGAAAGCGGGGACACTTGAGGGAAAAgagctctccctctcacctgccCACTGGTCAGCTTTGGCCTATGTGCTTCTGATGTCAGAGGAGGTCCTGGATGAGTTTGACCTGAAGAAATACATCAGATCTGATGATGGACTCCGGAGACTTCTGCCTGTGATCAAGTACTCCACAGGAGCTCT GATGGACAACTGCAACCTCACCAAAGGGTGCTGTGACTCTTTGGCCCAGGCGCTCAGCTCAGACCTGAGACGGCTCACTCTGAGCCACAACGACCTGCAGGACTCTGGAGTGAAGCTCCTCGCTGCCGGAATGGAGGATCACAACTGTAAACTTGAAAAACTCAG GCTGGATGGGTGTAATCTCACCGACAAATGCTGTGAAAGACTGGCTGAGGCTCTCACCAAATCTCCAGACCTGAAAGAactggacctgagtgacaatgaaCTGCAGGATTCTGGGGTTGAGAAGCTCTCAGTTGGCGTGATGAATCCGCACTGTAACGTGGAGATGCTGAG GCTGCGGTGGTGCAGGCTAACCGAGAAGTGCTGTACATCACTGGCCTCAGTCATCAGCTCGAACTCCTCAAAGCTTAAAACTCTGGACCTGAGTGATAAcgacctgcaggattcaggagtgcAGATCCTTTCCACTGGACTGAAGAGTCCACACTGCAAGCTGAAGACTCTGAG CCTCCATAGGTGTCGCCTCACAGCAAAATGCTGCAAGGATTGGGCTGCAGTCCTCAGCTTAAACTCTTCTGAACTGAGAGAGTTagacctgagtgacaatgatCTGGAGGACTCTGGAGTGCAGCAGCTGTCCTCTGGACTGGGGAACCTGAAATGCAAGCTAAGGAAACTGAG gttGTCAGGGTGTCGAGTCACAGAGGcaggctgtgcttctctggcttcagctctgcgttcaaacccctcacacctgagagagctggatctgagctacaatcaTCCAGGGGACTCCGGAGTCAAACTGCTCTCCGCTATAATTAAGGACAGCAAACACAAGCTGAAGAAAGTGAAGTGA